ttatttttttcactcagtTCTTGTATCGAACTTGCTCCAAAAACAGACCCTTCCTACAGAAACCTGTTAAGATTGCAATGTAATTTAACGTAAGACTACGGACAAAACTACATGTACAATTTGGTATTGTACAAAAAGCAACCTTTCTTATGGGTAAATTTGATTTGTGgtcaaaatttattttcagcagcttttgttCGTTGCTCTTTCTGGCAAAGGTCTCCTTTGTTCTGGGGGCTCTCAGGGAAAGCTTTCCTGAGGACTTGGCTGGATTTGTATTGTTGGGGTTTCTTTAATGTAATCTTCTGGTTTAAAGCTTTCAGTTCTTACAACCTATGATTATTatggtttatatatatatatctatctccCATTCACAGTGTAGAGAAAGTACCAACGGCCTCTAGAAGCTAGCTGGAACTGGATTTTTAAGTAACAAACCccattttctgttatttaaagaTTATTGCGGAAGGGCTTGGTCGAATAATCAGCACTTTGGCCTCTTCCCTACAGCACCGAGGCTTTTAATTCTCTCCCGGACACCCCCCTGTTTGTACGCTGAGGCGCCTGGacccccggccgccgccggccgccagACCCCGAGCCGGGCCCCGCCTGCGCCGGCCGCGTCACCGCTGCCCTCAGCCCCTCGGCGGGCGGTGTACGCCGCCTCGATACACAGGcaacaaccccaaacaacccaaacccgTGAGGTAAAAGTTCTCCCTTATTTCGGTGACATCACCTCTAACGCACCCACAGCCGCCACCGGCCGCTCCTTCACCGGCCTGAGGGGTATTTTCGTGCCCCGCCCACCTCCGCCACCACACAGGCGCTTTCTCTCCTCCCATTGGCTCCGCCCGCCTGCTGTCGGCGGGGAGCAGCCAATGGGACGCGGCGCGGCGGGAAGGCCCGCCCTCCGTGAGGCGGCCCGCCGGAGCGCCGAGCAGGGCGGGGGTCGGCGCCGGGGGTCGCCGCGGCGGACGGCGGCCGGTtgaggcggcggcggtggcCGGCGCTGGCGTGCGGGTGGCGGCGGTGAAGCGGCCATGAAGGTGAAAGGGCGGGGGGTGTTCCCGCCGCTGGGAGAGCGGCTGCTCCCTCGCTgcggggagggagcaggggggcGAACCGGCGCCGGTGGGACGGGCTGTGCCGCGCCGCCCTCCTCGCCTCAGCCCGCCGTCCCCCCGCGGGCTTGCCCCGTTACCGAGGGAcgcccgggccgggggccgccTTGCCGCGGGGCTCCGGCGCCCCTCGCTGACTCAGCAGCCGGGCAGGGCCTGGTGCCGCCGCCTGAGGCGAGCCCCCGCCCGGGCCGCGCACTGCGGCCGCTGTGGGTGGCCGGCGGCGGCTGAGGGACCGGCGGAGCTCCGGGCGGGACGGTGCGTGGGGCTGGGCCCGTGAGGGGGCGGCGGTGGGGAGCCGGCccgcggggggcgcggcggggccggttCGCTCCTTCAGGCGGTGCTTGGCGCCCGGGGCTGCCGCTGTGCTCTCGGGCGAGGGCCGGGGGCTGTGTGACCGCGGGTCTCCCGGTTCGGTGGGTGCCCAGGGGCGCTCGAGCCCCGAGAGCGCTGTGCTTCGTCTCAGGGTGGGTGCAGAGGTGGAATTCCAGCagtacagttaaaaaaatatcccttctgctgctctcctcatGGTCTGCCACCTTTGGTAGCATGTCCCGCTCGCACAGGTGTGTCAAGAGCAGCATACAGCCCCCCAGCTTCTTGGGGTGGGGGTCATACTGGGCTGAAATTCTCCCTTAAAGCCAACAGCAAGAGCAGGGAAGTTCAAACGTGGTATTTTGCCCCTATAGGATGCACATAAAGTATGGAGGGAGAAGGTAGCTGATGGCAGCTTATTAGAAGAGACTTTGGAAGTGGTGACTGATGTCGTTGGAAAGGGTTTTGGTGCAGGAATTGGCAAAATTTTAATTCACCCTCAAGGGAGGGAGTTTTTGGTTTAGCGTGTGTCACTTGTGTTGGTGCTTTTCAGCGTGTCCTCATTTCTTGTACAGAGTAATAAGAGTCTAGACACTGTAATTCAATTATCAGTTAATGACACGAGTGCATAGAAAGAATCCACAGCTGACTTAAGTAGAAAATTAATGATCCCCAGGTTGCCTTACCTTTCACCTTAAAATGACTGCTTGGTAGTAAGCGTAAagagattttctgtttgataCTAACAACATTCACATATCCAAACAGGTAACAAAAATTTCCTAAGTATGTATTTGTTTAGTGTTGACAGTGATGTCTGAACAGTTGTTACAGGCTCTTGAATAAAGTAACTGTAAGAAGCAGGTGGTAAACTATGGTGCAAAGGCTGTGGTAGCATCTGTTATGTCGTTTTTGTCCTCATGTGTACCTGTTGTTGCTGTGACTCCCTGAAAAGCCTGTAGTCATATAATGAAGTAAGTTAAATTCTGACAGACCTTTTtgattcattatttttgttatttgtacgtggctattttaaaatcttttaaatgcaaagctAGCACATCAGTTTTCAAGAATATATGAAGAATTAATGTTTCTGCAACTGGCAACTTTCCCTtaagacaaaaggaaatattttgtaaaattccTGAGATTTTAAATTGGGAGCTCTCTTGGTTTAAGTAATTGGTTTTCAGAATGTATTTCTGGAAAGTTAATTACTCTTGCTTAACAGACTAGGATAATTATGCATAACTTGTTTTGTATAGGAAAACCTAATACTGATCCGTTTCCACATTTTGTTATGGAAAAGTAGAGAACAAGTCTTAGCTTGATGATGGTTTAATGATCACAGCTGTCTGATTACGCAGTGGACAGGCGCCAAGTGTGGATCTGTGAGAGCAGCCACGTGCTGGGGCTACTGGTGCCTTGGCTGGAGGTCAGGGAAGGGCCACTGCAGTTCATCCCCCTTGAACTCCCTTTGTAGGAAGCTTAGGGAGGTTTTTCTTGTGTGCTGGGGGTGCCCACTGCGTGGAGATTTCTTGTTATGCCTGGGATGAGTTTTGCTCTTGAAAGATCTATAAAATTAGACTAGTGAATTTAATTTGTTGCATGTATATTTGATGTTACAACTGCCCAGTGTTGCGTGTTGTGCAACTTAGAAGCAAAATAACCAGCTGTGTTCGCTATTTTGCTGGATTGCAAGACTTTTAATGTCAGCTTACAACAGTAACAGTGAAGTGCCAGGTTTGTGTGGGTTGCAGAGATGCTTTTGATGTTCCATACTTGAAGCACTTGTGTAAAGGTGGTGTTGCAGGACATGTTTGGTCCTATGGCATTGTTTCTCACAGCTGCTCGAAACCAGAGCGAGGACTCTTTTCTTACCTTTTGTGCTCAGTGGTTTGGTAGGAGACATGCTGGCGTCTCCCCACTTACTGTGTTAAGTTCCCACAAATGTAACAGGACTGTGTTTGGTTCAGGGGAAATGTGcaatttaatacagaaattagTCTAGTTACTACAGGAATTAAGGCAGCAGCATTACTGAGCTGAAATGCCTGTTCTGGTTTAGGTTTCACAGCAAGAACTACaagtttcaaaagcaattattttatgtCTTCATGCTTTGGAAAAAAGGGATGCTGCCCTGGaatgaaaaccagcacagctctAACCAGCGTAGttaagaaaaaagtatgaaaaaaaaaaattgtgtttaaagGCTGTTGTGCTTCCTTTCAGAAAGAACCTGATGTGAttatttgccctttttttttttttttgagtaggTTTCAGTGAGCCACATGACAGTGATTAAACATGTGACCTGAACAACTTGGGAGTCCAAATTCCAGCTTTAAAGTAGAATATGCAATTTTGGTAGAGAATGTAGCACTAAAGGCTTTCAGGAATAAAAAGTAGCAATTTACTTAGGTATTTACAATTTTTTGTAGTGTTTTAAGATTAAATCATGTGACTCAAAACTGAAATCCAATCAATATAGGATAATTTCATTTAgagttatttcagtttttcttggaCATTTTGTAAGACAACAAGACAGCAGGTTCAGGGGGGGTCTTGAAAAACATTGCCCTCTCAGAGAAAATAGACTGCAACTAGTTTCTAGTGAAGATTGGTTTATTACTTTCAAGTTTGAacacacagaaatttttttttagagagtTTTACTGTGAGTCATACAAGAGCAGGATTAGTTCTGGAGAAGATCCTGCAGGGGACAGCTCTGCTCTAATTATGATAAATTGTTGTGTTGCTGCCTGTCATCGTTTCAGGTTTTGCCTCTCACCTATGACTGGCTGTTAGTCCCTTCCTTCTTTGCTCCACTATTGCGTTACCTCCTCAAATTCCTTACCCTTTTTGTGCGGGACTCTGCTAGCAAAGGAGTTATGAAAGCAAGCGCCTTGTGCCTACGTTAGCCTCGCAGAAGCAAATCTTACCTACTTTGGTTTTGCAGCTGAGAAGTGGAGATTATTGGGCTGTTATAGGCATTAGTGTGCTGAATTCCTGGTGCTCCCGGGATTCAAGCCACATGCTTTTGGGATGATGACAGATGGAGCTAAGTAGCTCTTCACTAGCAAGTCACATCTGATGTGGGCTTTCAgatattaattttcctttttttttttttttttctttgtaaatgttttcaggCGGGAGCTACTTCCATGTGGGCTTCCTGCTGTGGATTGCTGAATGAAGTCATGGGTACCGGTGCGGTccgtggccagcaggctggctTTGGGGGAGGTGCTGGCCCGTTCAGATTTGCACCGAATACAGACTTCTCAGCATATCCGTCTCCAGCTGCGGCGGGCGCTAACATAGTTTGCAAAGCCTGTGgactttccttttcagtttttaggaaaaaagtgagTATATTTCCTATTACATAGTGTTTTTACTCATATGAACTGATCTGTAGGCATACTGGGAGATGAAcgtgtatttttttccttagataaGGAAACCCGAGGCGGATAGCCAGGCACTTCCTCCCTCCCTTATTCTGAGGTCACAGGAAATTAATGTCAGATGGGATTAGAAGTTAAGAGGTCTGATGTTCATTAACTGGTGACACATTGAATGTGGTCTGCCCTAAAAATGAGTGAGATACGTGGTTTAGCTTCAGAGTTTTAAaccttaaaatacatttgcttttgaagaTGATACCAAACATAGTGGTTGAGTACTGGAATGAACAAATCGGGTGGTGGAGAAGCTAAAAGCTCTCAATATAGTAGCACAGcttctttctgtgaaatgcttgAGTAATTCTGTTCATTTCCTAAGCAGGTGTAGTTCTGTTGCACTGCAACAGCCTCTCACTTCATTTGGAGGCAGGTTAGTAGGTTAATGCAGTTAAATAAAATTGAGATTGTTAATATTATTTCTATGTGTCATGACTGTCCAGCATCATTGTTTTGTCCACACGGTGACCTAATTCTCTGCAGCTCTCTCAGATAAACATGAAGCCTCTTTCCTCAGTTCGTGTTCCTTCAGTTTTCCCCTTCCTGTGTGTCCTGTTGTTTGCATGGCAAAAACTTCATTGAATTAAGCGCTGTATAGGATCATTTTCTGAAACTAACATTAATTTACCAAAATCCTGAAAAGCTTGGAGCATTCGGATTTGTTCAGTGGATGAAAGTCTTGCCTGTTCTAGCTTTTGTATATTGTAGGGAGTCTTTTGAACAAAGCTCTGTTCAGAAATGGCATCTGGGCATTTGGGAGCATTTACTTGCCACGTGATTCATCACGTTTAAGGCTACTTTGAATTCTTTGAGTCAATTAAGAAGAAGTTTTTTCTTTAGGGTTTGGGGATTATACTGTGTTTTACATATGTGAAAAGAGCAGTGCCACTTGGTCTATTCAAGACTATTTCAACATACCATAAAATTGACtggctttcagttttgtttattgTCTAAACTACAACTTGAGtactttaatttgtttattcaCAATGTTTTTCCACTGAAACCTCAAATCAGCTTGCAGCAGTGCTACAGAAGTGATGGACTGCCTTGGAACATCTGCAAAACTATTCGACAGGGCAGTTTTCTAGACTTAAATTCTTAAAATCATATATGTCAAAACTGACAAAGGAAAGACCAGTAGTAAATTatgtagcctggagaaggaaggagcagggtctagatttgttttctgtaccCTGCGGCTGAATggttgttttctctttctccttagCACGTGTGTTGCGACTGCAAGAAGGATTTTTGCTCAGTTTGTTCAGTCTTAAAAGAGAATCTTAGAAGATGTTCCACTTGTCACTTGCTGCAAGAAACAGCCTTCCAGCGACCTCAGTTAATGAGATTGAAAGTAAAGGATCTGCGTCAGTATCTGGTTCTCAGAAACATACCCACGGATACttgcagggagaaagaagaCTTGGTGGATCTCGTGCTGTGCCATCATGGATTAGGTTCGGAGGAGGACATGGACGCTAGTAGCTTGCATTCATCACGGTCACAGACTTCGGGGTTTTTTACTCATCCGTTTTCTATGTCTGTATCAGTGTCGTCTCAAGGAGAACTTGcaaacagaagggaaagcacAGGAAATGGAACACCTTTACGGGTACAATAATTAATGTGTGGTTTATGGTATAGcatagcttcttttttttttaaattggtaatgcattgctttgaaataaaatgccaaCTGGTACGGTTTGGGGTGGcaggaaaaatgccttttgtaaTGTTCTGTTTTCAGGAGAGGTACTAGATAAGAGTACTAGTTTAGTTGATAGAGATGACTTAAATTGATAACCATCAGTAGCAAAGGAAACTTCATCATGTCATTGTCATCTGTCATCAGTTtggtttaaaggaaaatgttttataagGAATAATGTGTTTTTATCCTGATTTAGTTTCATTTTGTCTGCAGGGACAAATGGAAACATCTTCTATAAAtaatgaagaagaagaaagtgcaGAAGA
The Falco rusticolus isolate bFalRus1 chromosome 1, bFalRus1.pri, whole genome shotgun sequence genome window above contains:
- the RNF34 gene encoding E3 ubiquitin-protein ligase RNF34 isoform X1; this encodes MKAGATSMWASCCGLLNEVMGTGAVRGQQAGFGGGAGPFRFAPNTDFSAYPSPAAAGANIVCKACGLSFSVFRKKHVCCDCKKDFCSVCSVLKENLRRCSTCHLLQETAFQRPQLMRLKVKDLRQYLVLRNIPTDTCREKEDLVDLVLCHHGLGSEEDMDASSLHSSRSQTSGFFTHPFSMSVSVSSQGELANRRESTGNGTPLRGQMETSSINNEEEESAEEQTPGLSRKRARASLSDISSLEDIEGLSVRQLKEILACNFVNYSGCCEKWELVEKVSRLYRESEENHKTQGEKMQLNEDDDNLCRICMDAVIDCVLLECGHMVTCTKCGKRMSECPICRQYVVRAVHVFKS
- the RNF34 gene encoding E3 ubiquitin-protein ligase RNF34 isoform X2 gives rise to the protein MWASCCGLLNEVMGTGAVRGQQAGFGGGAGPFRFAPNTDFSAYPSPAAAGANIVCKACGLSFSVFRKKHVCCDCKKDFCSVCSVLKENLRRCSTCHLLQETAFQRPQLMRLKVKDLRQYLVLRNIPTDTCREKEDLVDLVLCHHGLGSEEDMDASSLHSSRSQTSGFFTHPFSMSVSVSSQGELANRRESTGNGTPLRGQMETSSINNEEEESAEEQTPGLSRKRARASLSDISSLEDIEGLSVRQLKEILACNFVNYSGCCEKWELVEKVSRLYRESEENHKTQGEKMQLNEDDDNLCRICMDAVIDCVLLECGHMVTCTKCGKRMSECPICRQYVVRAVHVFKS